GGCTTTACCTTACTGAGATACGCAATCTCGTTAAAAGGTAATCCACTACCAGCAAATTAATGCGATAAAGGCACAAAAAAGGCGCCAACGACTTCTATTAGGGCGCCCTTTATACATTCAACTCTTAATCGTCAGCTAAGGCTAAAAGTAAGCTGCCCAACCGATTAGAAAGCCTTGCGATGCCGTATCATAAGCAAAGTTATCTTCATTATCGTAATCAACCCAAGTGGATTTATAAGCCAAATTCAAATCAGACCATGAGTTAATTTGATACCGTGCGCCAGATTGAATAGCGGTAGTAAAATCAGTATCACTACCCATCCCTGCATCAGCACTAATGTAAAATAACCAATCTTGATTTATCGGTTTTATCCAGCGCACACCAACCACAAAGTCAATCCAATCATCTTCAAAGTTAATGTCACTGAATATGGCATTATTGTCTTTACGATACAGTTGCATATCGATGTCGTTATCCCACCAGCGTAAGCCAACCATATAATCTAACGTGCTATCACCATAGTCATAACGCTTAAATCCTTTGGCCTCTAGTACCCCTTGGCGAATATCAATATCCCCCTTCAATACCAAGTTATTAGTATTATCCAAGACGTTATTCGTTTCGCCATTGAGCTTCATGAAACTATAATCAATGTAATATCCCCATTGATTATCATAGATACTCTCAAAGCGAACCATGGCGGTCATTTCCAAGGTATCCAATATGAACTTAGGGTCGACATTTACCTCTAGGTTTTGATCAAGAAGAGTCGTATCGCCGCGGATATTCAACGCCATTCCATAGATTTCAACACTATTTTGCCATGCGGGAGCATTAATGGAATTCCCTTGCCCCTCTGCTAACGCTGTATGGCTTGTAACACCGACAATAGTGAACAAAAACGCGTTAAAAACTACTAACAATGCTGGACTTAGTTTCATAAAACCTTCCTTGTTGAATTCCATAGTAAGCCTTGGGCAAAGGCTCGAAGCGACGCGTTAAAGCAAAAAATCAGTTACCGACACCACCATTATTTACAGCACCTGTATCTGCAGTCATTGGAGGCCACTTTTTAAAGGTTTCAAGATGCTGCTGCACGGCAGCTTGGGCAGGGCCAAATGCCCACATTTTCTGTCCCATCCATTTTAAATACATGCCAGACTCTTCTGCGGCACGTTCGTAAGGGTCACGACGTAAATTGAATAATAATGGCGCATTTAATTCTTCTTTAGCACCAGCCCAACCATTATTCTGTACCACAAAGTGAGCTTTCCAATCCCCGACTCGCACTGCTTGTAGCTTATCTCGCTCATAGTAGAAAATTTCATTTCGCTGTGAAGCCGCACCTTTGGTCAACATATCTAATTGGTTATAACCATCTAAGTGCGCTTTAAATCCTTTGTGTCCTTTAAGCATTTTGCTTTTAAGGTCACTAGGGCCGCCCGCTGCAGCCACTAAGGTTGGTAAAAAGTCCATACCATCAAACATGCCATTTAACACTTGTCCTGCTTTGATTTTTTCAGGCCAGCTAATTAGCATCGGGGCTCGTACACCACCTTCCCAAGTTGTGCCTTTTTCACCATGAAACGGCGTCATTCCGCCATCAGGCCAAGTCATGATCTCAGGGCCATTATCGGCAGTGAAAACGATGATGGTGTTATCAGCAATACCTAACTCTTCCATTTTGGCCAACATTTCACCCACATGATCATCTAAATCTTTCATCACGACTTCTTGTAAGCCCCAACCATTTTTACCGAGCATTTCTTCATACTTTGGTGATAAATGAGTCCAAACATGTCCTCGAGATGGGCAATACCAAGTAAAAAAGGGCTTATCTGCTTTAACGGCTCGCTCAATGAAATTTATCGTATGTTTATTTACTTCATCATCTAAGGTGCGCATACGCTCGATAGATAATGGGCCATCATCTTTAATAGACTGTTTACCTTTGCCCGTTGACTTAGCATGGATCACATTGCGTGGCGCAAAAGATTGAAAATCTGCATCTTTAGGCCAATCAGGGTCTTCGGTATATTCCATAGCATTTAAGTGATACAACCAGCCCCAATATTCATCGAATCCATGCATTGTGGGTAAAAACTCATCTCTGTCACCTAAATGATTCTTACCAAATTGGCCTGTCATGTAGCCCATGGATTTGAGGATCTCAGGAAGGGTTGGCGTGTTGGCATTAAGCCCGACTGGACCGCCAGGTAAACCGACGGTATGCATTCCGGTTCTAACTGGTAGCTGCCCTGTAATAAACGCGGAGCGTCCCGCTGTACATGACGGTTGAGCATAATAATCCGTCATTAGAATCCCTTTTTCGGCGATACTATCAATGTTGGGGGTATCACTACTCATCACACCATTGTGATAAGCGCTTAAATTTGAAATACCAATATCATCAGTAAAAATAACGAATATATTAGGTTTATCAGTGGCTGCGTTGACACTGAAATTCATGCTCACCAAAGTAAACAACGTTATCACTGGGATACGGCAAATAGACCATACGCTCATTGCACCTTTTTGTTTCATAGTGAATTCCTTTTTCAAACACGTTAATCCGAATTAATAAGCTATTGGAGCAGCTTAGAAGTAAATTTTAATAAACGAGATCAATCCTTAAACTGCCTCTTTTTGGCATTTATTAATCATGAGTATTCCCACGACAGCAAAGCCTGCTTCAAGCAACATATAAACCACTAGTAACCAATGCGGCATTCCATCTAAAACTAAACTCAATAAACGACCCAGCCCTAAACCCACCATAAACACAACGAGACTATATAAAGCTGGCAGCCTGATTTTTTGTACAAAAGCGCCTACGACCCAAAAAGTGGCTAAGGCAAAGTAAAGTCCCATAACAGCTCGAAAAATATGAGTGACATTGACAGGTGTGGCGTCAATATTAAAAAGGAAAGACAACGAGGTAGACGGTGAGAAACCATAAGATAATGCGATAGGAGTTAAACCAACAGCGGTGACGAGTAAAAAAATTTGTGGGGATGTCATCGTTACACTTCCTTGTCATTTTAGTATTAACAGTTGGCATCAATCCATGCTCCAACCCTTGATGAGATAGGTTTTCCAATCGATTTAAACCTATGCTTTGTTTACTATTTTAACTAGCTAATATTGAGTGTAGGCAACATTAATCAATTTTCAAATTCAGCTAAAAATTATTCCGAAAATTAAATACGCAACAATCGAAAGCCCTTAGCATGACAGTAATGGAAACGGCACCTTATAACGCTGTCATTATCTTCAACAGCTAATCAATTCTCAGTCTTTTTAGTCATAAACACTTAAGTTAAACAGGTTGAGTAACTTTGTGAAAAATATGATAAATCGTTCTGGCAGTCTGCCGCTAAAACGCATATATTTGATACAGTAACTGGGCTTTTAGGGACATATTCATGGGACGACACCATTGGCGTAAAATTTTCTCAATCTTATTTGTGCTCAGTATTCAATGTAGTGTCCTTTCTGTTACTGCTGCAGATGATATCAACCTAAAAAAAGTCGCTGAAGCTGAAAAGCGCAGCGAAGCCATCACCGAAGCCCAAGGTGGCTTGATCATGGCTCGAGATGGCGAAACACCATTGACCGCCTTAATCGCCATAGGTAAAGCCATAGAAGAAAATGACTGGCAAGCCGCTGCCGAGTTTGTTGATTTACGATACTTGCCAAAAGGTATTAACCCAGAAGATGGCCCCGAATTACTCCGTAAACTGGTCATTTTATGGAACAAACAAAACATCATCGACTTGTCACAAATTAGCGACCAACCAACTGGCCACTTAAATGACAAACTCCCAAGTTACCGAGATTTGCTTGGCGTATTAGAAACGAATACCGGCCCCGTTCCCGTTTATATGCAGCATGTGCCAGATGGTAAAGGCGGTAAGATTTGGAAAATA
This window of the Shewanella goraebulensis genome carries:
- a CDS encoding arylsulfatase, which translates into the protein MKQKGAMSVWSICRIPVITLFTLVSMNFSVNAATDKPNIFVIFTDDIGISNLSAYHNGVMSSDTPNIDSIAEKGILMTDYYAQPSCTAGRSAFITGQLPVRTGMHTVGLPGGPVGLNANTPTLPEILKSMGYMTGQFGKNHLGDRDEFLPTMHGFDEYWGWLYHLNAMEYTEDPDWPKDADFQSFAPRNVIHAKSTGKGKQSIKDDGPLSIERMRTLDDEVNKHTINFIERAVKADKPFFTWYCPSRGHVWTHLSPKYEEMLGKNGWGLQEVVMKDLDDHVGEMLAKMEELGIADNTIIVFTADNGPEIMTWPDGGMTPFHGEKGTTWEGGVRAPMLISWPEKIKAGQVLNGMFDGMDFLPTLVAAAGGPSDLKSKMLKGHKGFKAHLDGYNQLDMLTKGAASQRNEIFYYERDKLQAVRVGDWKAHFVVQNNGWAGAKEELNAPLLFNLRRDPYERAAEESGMYLKWMGQKMWAFGPAQAAVQQHLETFKKWPPMTADTGAVNNGGVGN
- a CDS encoding DUF4345 domain-containing protein translates to MTSPQIFLLVTAVGLTPIALSYGFSPSTSLSFLFNIDATPVNVTHIFRAVMGLYFALATFWVVGAFVQKIRLPALYSLVVFMVGLGLGRLLSLVLDGMPHWLLVVYMLLEAGFAVVGILMINKCQKEAV